In the genome of Budorcas taxicolor isolate Tak-1 chromosome 7, Takin1.1, whole genome shotgun sequence, the window AGGGCAGTAATTTATCCAAAGGCACACAGTCTTTGAGCACAGATCCAGTTCTAGGACCAAAACATTTTGAGTTCATGTTCCCGCTTTCCCTTGGTGCTATGCTGAGGACAAAGAAGGAAAGACGATTCATTCATTACCTCTTTTCTAAATCTTTTAATAACCTAGGTGGGAGCCAGCAACATTAAGAGCATGTAATTCTGTGAACTGAGTTTTATAAtgtgatttcctctttttttagaACAACAATTTGTAATCTTTATACAATGCCACGAATTGGAGAGCCTGTCTGGCTTACAATGATGTCGGGGACTCCAGGAAAGAACCAGCTTTGCCATCGTTTCATGAAGGAGTTCACTTTTCTAATGGAAAATGCTTCAAAAAATCAGTATGGCCCTCGCTCCCTCCCATCCTCCCTTTCTtgcatctatccatccatctaagCTATCTTAACTGTCTTAGCTGTTGTTTATAATAACTGGATATCTAGATTGTGATCAAGTTCAGTTACAAAAATGAAAGAGTTAATCATTGCCTTTGGAAGTTTTCATATTATTAATGAACAAGACAGAATTATAAAAggtaattaatataattaaaagataTAGAAGAAGGCCAAAGAACCTTATGTTGAGAAACAGTAGAAATGTGTTTCTGTATTAAAACTCCTGACATCTTATGAAACTGTGTGAGGCTTCTCAGTTTTCATAATTACATCTATATATGCAGTTTCATTCTatagaaaataacttaaaaaatatataggtaAGTGCCAGAATGCCAATAACAATGTTTTCAGTATGGTACTTTTATCATATTGCTTTCTTCTAATCATTCATCAAATTCTTTGACTCTAGATGagtaatttaaatgtttatattctctaaacaaagttttcttaatactttgcttcattttccttttcactaATTGGGAAATGTATAGATGTACTGGTTGATTCATAAACACTGAAAAGAATCCATAGTTTTTCCAATAAAatggcatttttgttttttaattatgagTCAAAATAGCTCCTTGTGAATGCTATCTTTATTTTGAGGAATTTTCTTTTAACTAGTACAACAAAAAATTTATTAACTTTTGTTTTCATCTTGGTGATACACCTATCCTTTAGCTATCCTTTCCtctattctttcccttttttatgATGATTGGCCATGTACCCTCTCTGCTTTATTCTATCACCTGCTTTTTGCTTGAGGTTTTATGAAAGCAGGTTAGAATCTGATAGGATGcattttgttttcagattcttgCCAGCACTCATTACTGCAGTTTTGACCAATCATCTTGCCTGGGTTCCAACAGTCATGCCAAATGGACAGCcacctataaaaatatttttagaaaaacattcCTCTCAGAGTGTGGACATGTTGGCAAAGACTCATCCGTATAATCCACTTTGGGCACAATTGGGTATGTATTCTAAAAACCTTTACCTAATGCATTATACTTAGACTTTTGTGTAACTTATCTGGAGTTAATtgatagcaaaaataaatagagaaaaactaagtgctctcttttccctttcctttctaaaGCACTTCTTCCTTGTTGTTTCATGACTGCTACATTGTCTTATCCCCATCTTATGTATAATATTCCTTATGGATAGAGACCTGCAACTGCAACAAAGGAGCAGAATTTACTACTAACTTTGGGGTCTTCTGGATTTTTTGTATCAGTACTTTGcctagaaagaatgaatgaacaaagttACCTGTGATCTCTAGAATAAATCTGGTTAACTGAGAAGCAGTCATCGAATTTTCCATAGTaccatgtttgtttcttttgttgagtaaattttgaaaatgttgcCGTTAGTGCTGCACACCCCACTAAATAAATGGGTAACAGGAGAAAGGGTTTAACTGATGAGTTGACAGTCGTTAGAAAGGCAGTGTAGCCTGGAGCTTAAATTTAAGCATAGGCTGGGGAGTCAGGCATACCATGTTTGAATCACAGTTACCCTGTTTATAAAGTAGGGATAATAAATagtatagggaattccctggtggtttggtggttagcattcggtgctttcactgccttggcctgggttcagtccctagttggggaactgagatcccacaagatgcatggagtggccaaaaatacataaaataaaaaataaatagtacatACTTTATAATgtggaaaggaaatgaaataatatgagTATAGTATTTAGGACAGTGGCCGGTAAATACATGTAGTTGATGTTATCCCTGCTGTTACTCCGTTGCTATTTGGTGATGGGGAAAGAATTAGTGAGAACATTGTGGTAGAAACTTTTAACTTCTCTTAGTTGTTAGGGTGCGTGAGCTTAGGGTGCGTGAGCTTGCCAGGCAGATTGTCATGTGGCTTGTTAATCATATGACCAATCAACCTCCCTCCCTCATTCCCACtctatttcctccctccctccctccctcccttttctttcttctgcataATTAAGGAATAATTGGCATACAACAAACACATGTATAAAGTATACAGTTTTGTaagttttgatatatatatatgcaaaatatatatgaAACCATCACCAAAATCATTATGGTGAACTTACTCATCATTACAAATTTTCCTCATGCCCCTTGTAATCACTTCCTCCCTACTCTGCCTGTTCACTTTCCCTTATACTCAGGCAACCATTCATCTGCTTTCTATCACTgtagattagtttgcattttctagaattttatatagatGGAATCAAACACTAAGTGTTTTTCTTTGCTCTGAATTCTTTCATTCaggataattattttgagattcacctATACTATATGTATTACTAATTCACTCTTTATAAATGCTAactagtatttcattgtatgaatatttAACATATGTTTTTCCAAATCAAGTGattcagtagttttttttttaatttgaacatTTCAAATCTGTTTTCAGTTTCACAGTCATTTATTGAATGCACAATATATCTAAGGCTCTGTACAAAGAGCATTGGAGGATATAAAGATGACTGTCTTTAAGAAATGATAGTCTTATACTTTAGGTAAAATGTATATGGACAATGAGGATAATTCAGATAGGAGCTATAAGAAGTTAAAAGTTTAGTGGGAGTTCAGTTACAGAAGCTTACTTTTGTCCCAGGGAAGATGCTTGGGTGGGAAACTATGAGCTGACAGAGATACAAAGGGACGTGAAAGTACATAGCATGAGTAAAGGGGCCTAGGTGTTAAAGTGCTGAGCGTATTCAGGGGTCCAGTTTAAGTACCCCACTTTAACTTGGACTTTGGATGAATAAAGATGAGAAAAGGTGATTATCAGAAGATAAACCTGGAAAAGTAAAGTGGAAACAGTCATGAAAGACTCCATGCCAAAGCAGTTTCAATGTATTTGCTTGTTAGTGGAAACCTCGGGAGTAGTTTGAACAGTGGCATCGTGGTGCTAGAGCCAGTGTCTTAGCTAGAGGAGAAAATGTATCATGTTAATACAGTCTATATATTATTTGAGACCTGTTTATGTTCGTTCCTTTAAAAAGTATGAGatttttgtaaagtaaaaatagaggTTTTTCAAAAGCTGAATTAAATTCCACTCCCccccttttaaaatgtaatagcTGTTCATGTATAGTTTGGATACAGAGGTGAAAATGAATGATGAAGCTGAACATGTTGCCCTTTTGGGTCTGTCGTGGGTATCCAGCTCTCTGGGGAATGgaatggaaaggaaaatgaacttttaaaaacatggaaGTTAATGTGAGGTCCTGAGTAGGACAGCAACAGTTGAGGTTCAGGAATATAATTTCAGTGAAGGAAAGTTAAGTATGTGATGTGACTGCTTCAGCTCTGCTCATTCTTACTTCTACTGCCTTCCTCTCCTTGGTCCTCAACAGATGTGCTTTTGCACATAAGTACTTTAGTCAGTACCTGTCTACCCTGTACTCTGCAAGGGGACTGGCATGGAACATGTTCTTGGTAAATGTGACTTTcacaactgactgactggttGTGGTTTCAGCACCAAAGCAGCTGCTTCAGGAGGAAGCTAGAAAGCCCCTCCATTCACCTTTCTTTTTGGTTAAGATCATTCATCTCATCCTACTCCTGAATAATCACTCATCTCTGAAGTATCCAAAAGTAAAACCTGACCTACCCCTCAGACAACAAGAGTAGGTTTCTGTTAATTGAAAATAGGCTGCTTAGCTGTATAAGTAGAGGATATGTCCATTAACTGATTTTTCTATTTCAGGAGACTTATATGGCGCTATTGGCTCTCCTGTACGGTTAGCAAGGACTGTGGTAGTTGGCAAACGACAAGACATGGTCCAGAGGctgctttattttcttacttATTTCATAAGATGCTCTGAACTTCAAGAAACCCATCTTTTAGAAAATGGAGAAGATGAAGCCATTGTTATGCCAGGCACAGTAATTACTACCACTTTGGAGAAAGGGGAAATAGAAGAATCTGAGTATGTGCTGATCACAATGCATAGAAACAAAAGCAGTTTGCTCTTTAAAGAGTCGGAAGAGACAAGGACTCCTAATTGTAACTGTAAATATTGCAGTCGTCCACTCCTTGGGCAAAATACAGAGAATGTTTTCCGACAAGAGAGAGAAGATATTCAGAACAGCTCTAAGGAGCTGCTTGGAATTTCAAATGAGTGCCAAATGATTTCTCTGGACTGCCAAGAAGAAAATGCTCCTGATGTTAAACAGTACAGAGATAAGTCAAGAACTTGCCTTGATACCAAGTTAGAAACAGTTGTTTGCACAGGATCTGCTCCAGTAGACAGATGTGCATTGTCAAAGTCAGGCTTAGATCTAGCAGAGGAAACGTGGCAGAATGAGGAGTTGCTAGATTCAGGTAATCACGCAGGTAAAGTGTTGAGATCTGCAGGAATGGTTGTGGAAAAAAAACCTCCAGATAAGCTTGTGACAGCTGCATTTTCTTGTGAGGCAACCCAGACAAAGGTTACTTTCTTGATTGGGGATTCTATGTCACCTGACTCAGATACTGAACTTCGGAGTCAGGCAGTAGTGGATCAGATTACCAGGCATCACACCAAATCACCAAAAGAAGAAAGGGGGGCTGTTGATCAGCATCAAGAAAGTAAACAAACGACTAAATCTGAAGAGTCTGATATACCGAACACAGTATCTGGAGAACCCTGTGAACGGCCTTGCTGGAATCATTCTGACCTAGAAAGCATGAGTTTATTTGatgaatattttaatgatgaTTCAATTGAAACCAGGACTATTGATGATATTCCACTTAAAACAAGTACAGACAGTAAacaacactgctgtatgttagaGTTTTCAAAAAGATTGTGTACAAAAAATAGCAAACCAAACAATGAATGTTGCAAATGTGTAGGAACAGTTCACCAAGATTCATGTAAAACCTGTTTTCCTCAACAAGACCAAAGAGATACACTCTCCATTCTTGTCCCCCATGGGGATAAAGAGagttcagagaaaaaaattgctGTGGGAGCTGAATGGGACATTCCAAGAAATGAAAGTTCAGATAGTGCCCTTGgggacagtgaaagtgaagatacAGGTCAAGATGTAGCCAGACAAGGAAACAGTTATTATGGAGGAGAGCAGGAGGATTGGGCAGAAGAAGATGAGATACCTTTCCCTGGGTGAGTACACAGTTTTAACCTTTCATATAACTTATAAAAATATgtaccattcttttttttaactggtcTCTGAAAGTTGGTTGTAGCTAATATAAAAGAAGAGATCATTGTTCTGGACAAATTTTCTTTGATTATGATGTGCTCTTACAAGAATGATTAAAGGCTAAGACTCATAGGTACTGTGGAAAAGCTTTGTGAGGACATTAAAGAAAAGTTATGTTGGTGTATGGGAGATTCCCTACTGTCTAGGAGTTTTCAAGCCATTTAGGATAGAATTATGCTCCTCAGAGAGAACCTGTGCTGAGCCTGGCAACTAGGGAGAGGTAATCACTGAGAGAAGGTAGGAAATAGCTGTTAGAAATCATTTTGGAGATAAGAGGAAAGCATAGAACATATACTCTCGGTCAAGAATACAAGGAAGAGATTCATACCTGAGATGTTACACACCAAGCTTTGGGTTTGTGAATTATTTATACTTGGTTTTAGGTGATGGTTTCTGTAATTTGATTGTATTAAGGGTgtgttacatatacacaagggaTAGCCTTCCTAAAGTCTGTTGTGAAAGATTCATGCTCGTCTCATTACAGTTGTCCATCAAACCGTTTTTGGATACGAAGGAGTGTTTTGTGTTCTCATTGAGCCCTTAAGCCAGtgtggttttttggtttgtttttaggcCAGTTTTTATTTAAGGATGATTTTacttttagtatattttatagAGAATGATGGTACTGGAAATGTGGATTAGTAGAGTCcaaattttttttgtatgtttgtaaaatatatttattactgaATAGATGCGCCTTCTTTTGGAACTTTTCTCCCAGGTCTAAGTTAATTGAAGTGAGTGCTGTTCAGCCCAACATTGCCAACTTTgggagatccttgctgggtggcTATTGCTCTTCTTATGTCCCTGACTTTGTTCTTCAAGGAATCGGGAATGATGAGAGGCTCCGTCAGTGTCTGGTGTCAGATTTATCTCATGCTGTGCAGGTGAGTGGCCTTCACTGCTCTTAAATTTATTCGGACAAACTATTAACCAGTAGAACCCAGAGTTGCCTTTTTTTGGTCACACTTCAGTgtgtaattggagaaggaaatggcaaccccctccagtattcttgcctggaaaattccatggacagaggagcctggtggtctcaaagagttgaacacgactgaacacacacggaTGCACACACAGAACACAATTGTTCTCTAAATCCATCACTTTATATGTGGTTACCTGTATGTTTGTACCTGTCATTGTGAAAATTACTGAATCTGTCAAATTGGAAatctgaaaatacagaaaatactaTGTGTATTCTTAGGTGTTCATCACCAAGTTATTTATAACATCAAGATATTGCAAATGCATAAATGTGAATggaattaattttcatttctggcacatagtattacagttgattttttatatattgctgtTGTATCCTGATGCTTTGCTGAGCTCTTTTATTAGTTTTCATAGTTCTTTGTGTGGCTTCTTTGAGGTTTTCTACATAGGCTTCATGTTACTGTCTTCCTTTC includes:
- the FNIP1 gene encoding folliculin-interacting protein 1, with product MAPTLFQKLFSKRNGLGAPGRDARDPDCAFSWPLPEFDPGQIRLIVYQDCERRGRNVLFDSSVKRKNEDISVSKLCSDAQVKVFGKCCQLKPGGDSSSSLDSSLTASSDVKDQCPKYQGSRCSSDANMLGEMMFGSVAMSYKGSTLKIHQIRSPPQLMLSKVFTARTGSSICGSLNTLQDSLEFINQDNSTLKADNTVINGLLGNIGLSQFCSPRRAFSEQGPLRLIRSASFFAVHSNPMDMPGRDLNEDRDSGIARSASLSSLLITPFPSPNSSLTRSCASSYQRRWRRSQTTSLENGVFPRWSVEESFNLSDESCGPNPGIVRKKKIAIGVIFSLSKDEDESNKFNEFFFSHFPLFESHMNKLKSAIEQAMKMSRRSADASQRSLAYNRIVDALNEFRTTICNLYTMPRIGEPVWLTMMSGTPGKNQLCHRFMKEFTFLMENASKNQFLPALITAVLTNHLAWVPTVMPNGQPPIKIFLEKHSSQSVDMLAKTHPYNPLWAQLGDLYGAIGSPVRLARTVVVGKRQDMVQRLLYFLTYFIRCSELQETHLLENGEDEAIVMPGTVITTTLEKGEIEESEYVLITMHRNKSSLLFKESEETRTPNCNCKYCSRPLLGQNTENVFRQEREDIQNSSKELLGISNECQMISLDCQEENAPDVKQYRDKSRTCLDTKLETVVCTGSAPVDRCALSKSGLDLAEETWQNEELLDSGNHAGKVLRSAGMVVEKKPPDKLVTAAFSCEATQTKVTFLIGDSMSPDSDTELRSQAVVDQITRHHTKSPKEERGAVDQHQESKQTTKSEESDIPNTVSGEPCERPCWNHSDLESMSLFDEYFNDDSIETRTIDDIPLKTSTDSKQHCCMLEFSKRLCTKNSKPNNECCKCVGTVHQDSCKTCFPQQDQRDTLSILVPHGDKESSEKKIAVGAEWDIPRNESSDSALGDSESEDTGQDVARQGNSYYGGEQEDWAEEDEIPFPGSKLIEVSAVQPNIANFGRSLLGGYCSSYVPDFVLQGIGNDERLRQCLVSDLSHAVQHPVLDEPIAEAVCIIADMDKWTVQVASSQRRMTDNKLGKEVLVSSLVSNLLHSTLQLYKHNLSPNFCVMHLEDRLQELYFKSKMLSEYLRGQMRVHVKELGVVLGIESSDLPLLAAVASTHSPYVAQILL